From Nitrospirota bacterium, one genomic window encodes:
- the dapA gene encoding 4-hydroxy-tetrahydrodipicolinate synthase encodes MFTGALIAIVTPFRNGKVDERAFGDLIEWQIANGTNGIVPCGTTGESATLSHQEHHRVVELTVEVVNRRVPVIAGTGSNSTAEAVSLTKHAKEAGADGALIITPYYNKPTQEGLYRHYKLIAESVDLPQILYNIPGRTGVNMLPVTVARLCGLRSIVGIKEGSGSVQQASEIASMCGDRMTVLAGDDALTLPMMAVGGKGVISVTSNVAPLQMAQLVKAFLCGQVEEARRIHFALSPLFTALFYETNPIPVKTALGMMGKIDPELRLPLCEMATDTKSQLTRALKDAGLI; translated from the coding sequence ATGTTCACAGGCGCATTGATTGCCATTGTCACCCCGTTCAGGAATGGCAAGGTCGACGAACGGGCCTTCGGCGATCTCATTGAATGGCAAATCGCCAATGGGACGAACGGGATTGTGCCCTGCGGCACCACCGGCGAATCCGCCACCCTGTCGCATCAGGAACATCATCGCGTGGTCGAGTTGACCGTCGAGGTGGTTAATCGCCGGGTTCCCGTGATTGCCGGGACCGGCTCGAATAGCACGGCAGAAGCGGTGTCCCTCACGAAGCACGCCAAAGAGGCAGGGGCCGACGGGGCGCTGATCATTACGCCGTACTACAACAAGCCGACACAAGAGGGGTTGTACCGCCATTACAAGCTCATTGCGGAGTCCGTGGATCTTCCGCAGATTTTGTATAACATTCCAGGACGGACCGGTGTGAACATGCTGCCGGTTACGGTGGCCAGGCTCTGCGGGCTACGGAGCATCGTCGGGATCAAAGAGGGGAGCGGGTCCGTCCAGCAGGCCTCTGAGATCGCGAGTATGTGCGGCGATCGGATGACGGTTTTGGCCGGTGACGATGCCTTGACGTTGCCCATGATGGCAGTCGGAGGCAAAGGCGTCATCAGTGTGACATCGAACGTCGCCCCGCTCCAGATGGCGCAGTTGGTCAAGGCCTTCCTGTGCGGACAGGTTGAGGAGGCAAGAAGGATTCATTTCGCCCTGTCGCCGCTCTTTACTGCGCTCTTCTACGAGACCAATCCGATTCCAGTCAAAACCGCGCTGGGGATGATGGGAAAAATCGATCCTGAGTTACGTTTGCCGCTCTGTGAGATGGCGACTGACACGAAGAGCCAATTGACGCGGGCCTTAAAGGATGCAGGCCTCATTTAG
- the dapB gene encoding 4-hydroxy-tetrahydrodipicolinate reductase, with protein sequence MTNVIVAGAAGRMGCRLVALIKDSNVLTLAGALEGKGHGALGADAGETAGCGRADVPITDDLAALLSRGEVVVDFSSPEATLHHLRTVAQHRRAMVIGTTGFSPSQLVELKTLVSQAPCVMSPNMSVGVNLIYKVISEMAKTLGDEYDIEVIEAHHRLKKDAPSGTALKIAEVLANAVNRDLDQVGVYARKGLIGERKKGEIGIQTIRAGDIVGDHTILFGGMGERIEVTHRASSRDTFAGGALRAAQWVVRQSPGLYDMMDVLSLR encoded by the coding sequence ATGACGAACGTGATTGTGGCAGGGGCTGCCGGGCGCATGGGCTGTCGGCTGGTTGCGCTGATTAAAGATTCGAATGTCCTGACGCTTGCCGGTGCGCTTGAGGGGAAGGGCCATGGCGCGTTGGGCGCCGATGCCGGGGAGACGGCAGGCTGCGGCCGCGCCGACGTTCCGATCACCGACGATCTTGCAGCATTGCTGAGTCGAGGCGAAGTGGTCGTTGATTTCTCTTCTCCTGAAGCCACGTTGCATCATTTGCGCACGGTGGCTCAACATCGGCGGGCCATGGTGATCGGCACGACCGGGTTTTCCCCCTCCCAGCTCGTAGAGCTGAAGACGCTCGTCAGTCAGGCTCCCTGCGTGATGTCCCCCAACATGAGTGTGGGCGTCAATCTGATCTATAAGGTCATCAGTGAGATGGCGAAGACGTTGGGGGATGAATACGATATCGAGGTGATCGAGGCCCATCACCGTCTCAAAAAAGATGCGCCGAGCGGCACGGCGCTTAAGATTGCGGAAGTCTTGGCGAACGCGGTGAATCGAGACCTCGATCAGGTCGGCGTCTATGCCAGAAAAGGTCTCATCGGGGAACGGAAAAAAGGCGAGATCGGCATTCAAACGATTCGTGCCGGCGATATCGTCGGCGACCATACGATTCTCTTTGGCGGGATGGGTGAACGCATCGAAGTCACACATCGGGCGAGCAGTCGAGATACCTTTGCAGGGGGCGCCTTGCGGGCCGCGCAGTGGGTGGTTCGGCAGTCTCCAGGCCTCTACGACATGATGGATGTGTTGAGTCTTCGGTAG
- a CDS encoding YHS domain-containing protein — MYRIILVLGLLTVLYFLLRRALREFKGQGQPEQLPPGKNHMVQDPVCRVFVPRGEAITEDIGGQTYYFCSRTCAHKFQEQLAG, encoded by the coding sequence ATGTATAGAATTATCCTCGTTCTCGGACTCCTCACCGTATTATATTTTCTTCTCCGGCGGGCTCTCCGAGAGTTCAAGGGACAGGGCCAGCCAGAGCAGCTTCCTCCCGGCAAGAATCACATGGTGCAGGATCCTGTGTGCCGGGTGTTCGTTCCAAGGGGAGAGGCGATCACCGAAGATATTGGAGGCCAGACCTATTACTTTTGTAGTCGCACCTGTGCGCACAAGTTTCAGGAACAGCTCGCCGGTTAA
- the fsa gene encoding fructose-6-phosphate aldolase, whose translation MKFFLDTANVKEIQEAASLGLLDGVTTNPSLVAKEGRSFKEMLIEICSIVDGPISAEVVSLEADAMVKEGKELAKIHKNIVVKVPLIAEGLKATKRLAAEGIKVNVTLCFSPTQALLAAKAGAWCVSPFIGRLDDISSNGMELIRQILTIYRNYDYKTQVLVASVRHPQHVVEAALVGGHICTMPFSIFQQMVKHPLTDIGLKKFLADWEAQAKK comes from the coding sequence ATGAAATTCTTTCTTGATACCGCCAACGTCAAAGAAATCCAAGAGGCGGCCAGCCTGGGACTGCTCGACGGAGTGACTACGAACCCCTCGCTCGTAGCTAAGGAAGGTCGCAGCTTCAAGGAAATGTTGATTGAAATCTGCAGCATCGTGGATGGGCCGATCAGCGCAGAGGTCGTCAGCCTCGAAGCCGATGCTATGGTGAAGGAAGGGAAAGAACTCGCAAAAATCCATAAGAATATCGTGGTGAAGGTGCCGTTAATTGCGGAGGGGCTGAAGGCCACCAAACGATTGGCGGCTGAGGGGATCAAGGTGAACGTCACCTTGTGTTTCTCACCAACCCAAGCGCTCCTCGCCGCAAAAGCCGGTGCCTGGTGTGTGTCCCCCTTCATCGGTCGTCTTGACGACATCAGTTCAAACGGGATGGAGCTGATCCGTCAGATTCTGACCATCTATCGCAATTACGATTATAAGACCCAGGTGCTGGTGGCCAGTGTGCGCCATCCCCAGCATGTGGTTGAGGCTGCGCTGGTTGGTGGGCATATCTGCACGATGCCCTTTTCGATCTTTCAGCAGATGGTGAAACATCCCTTGACCGATATCGGGCTCAAGAAGTTCTTGGCAGATTGGGAAGCCCAAGCGAAGAAGTAA
- a CDS encoding uracil-DNA glycosylase, whose translation MRALTLLNDRITHCTACPRLVTYREAVASEKRKQFEDWTYWGRPVPGFGDAQARLYVLGLAPAAHGGNRTGRVFTGDRSGDWLYDALHRFGFANQPGSHHRDDGLTLSDCYIGATVRCAPPDNKPTPQEFTACRSYLREELRLLGKVRVVVALGKIAFDHYLRACRDEGMTLPSPLPKFSHGIVQVLPWGVTLIGSYHPSQQNTFTGLLTRPMFHHIFSTARQRLTESTGARTGKS comes from the coding sequence ATGCGTGCACTGACTCTCCTCAACGATCGTATCACCCACTGTACCGCCTGCCCGCGGCTCGTCACCTATCGGGAAGCCGTCGCATCAGAAAAACGAAAACAGTTTGAGGACTGGACCTATTGGGGCCGTCCGGTCCCTGGATTCGGAGATGCCCAGGCCCGCCTCTATGTACTTGGGCTTGCCCCGGCGGCGCATGGCGGTAACCGAACCGGACGAGTCTTCACCGGCGATCGCAGCGGAGACTGGCTCTACGACGCCTTGCATCGATTCGGGTTTGCGAACCAGCCTGGCTCTCATCACCGGGACGACGGGCTCACACTCTCGGATTGTTATATTGGCGCCACCGTCCGTTGCGCGCCGCCCGACAACAAGCCGACGCCACAAGAATTCACGGCTTGCCGCTCATATCTGCGGGAAGAACTCCGATTGTTAGGAAAAGTTCGAGTGGTGGTGGCGCTGGGCAAGATTGCGTTCGATCACTACTTGAGGGCCTGCCGTGATGAAGGGATGACGCTGCCCTCGCCACTCCCGAAATTTTCCCATGGAATCGTCCAGGTCCTTCCATGGGGCGTGACGCTGATCGGCTCGTACCATCCAAGCCAGCAGAACACCTTCACCGGGCTCTTGACCAGACCGATGTTTCACCACATCTTCTCAACGGCCCGCCAGAGACTCACGGAATCAACAGGCGCACGAACCGGCAAGTCGTAG
- a CDS encoding lytic transglycosylase domain-containing protein, with product MRTWLQRALVFSGLWIAVTLPIPTGAQPQPEHPEVKDSAARAGAKGEPERDSMPLDLLENSDEPEGRLVILPEIKREGAERYFLSSFKLPDKLTFAGQPVPLDNWQVRERIEYEFYQFLEDQGESIILAKRTGRCFPPAEKQLADAGLPDDLKYMLLVESKCVAAAYSKAKASGPWQFIPSTGRRYALKSDAVRDDRRNLEMSTEAAVKYLRYLKDFKQNDWFMAMASYNAGEERVRRLLKEQNITDYWKMHGPRETMRYVPRIIAAKEIYSQPEKYLGLSKKDLYMPMETETVTVNVKDTQRALTSIAEEYGTYFLELKMLNPEFKKDVLPKGTYQMRVPRQTCPTRCFKQDKTP from the coding sequence ATGAGGACGTGGCTTCAACGGGCATTGGTGTTCAGCGGGTTGTGGATCGCCGTCACGCTTCCGATTCCAACAGGAGCGCAACCGCAACCGGAACATCCTGAAGTCAAAGACAGTGCCGCTCGAGCTGGAGCGAAGGGGGAGCCAGAGCGTGACTCCATGCCGCTCGATCTCCTCGAAAATTCGGATGAACCGGAGGGTCGCCTGGTCATCCTGCCGGAGATCAAGCGAGAAGGGGCGGAGCGCTATTTTCTGAGCTCATTCAAGTTGCCCGACAAGCTGACGTTCGCCGGGCAGCCGGTTCCGCTCGATAACTGGCAGGTGCGTGAACGCATCGAATATGAGTTCTATCAGTTCTTAGAAGACCAGGGCGAAAGTATCATCCTGGCGAAGCGTACGGGACGCTGTTTTCCTCCAGCCGAAAAGCAGTTGGCGGATGCCGGCCTGCCGGATGATCTTAAGTATATGTTGCTCGTCGAGAGCAAGTGTGTGGCCGCTGCCTACTCGAAGGCGAAAGCGTCAGGGCCCTGGCAGTTCATCCCCTCCACCGGGCGGCGGTACGCGCTCAAGAGCGATGCCGTTCGCGACGATCGCCGCAATTTAGAAATGTCGACGGAAGCGGCGGTGAAGTATTTGCGCTACCTGAAGGATTTCAAGCAGAACGATTGGTTCATGGCCATGGCCTCCTACAATGCCGGTGAAGAACGGGTTCGCCGGCTCTTGAAGGAACAGAATATTACCGACTATTGGAAGATGCATGGGCCGCGGGAAACGATGCGGTACGTTCCCAGAATCATCGCCGCCAAAGAAATCTACTCGCAGCCGGAGAAGTATCTGGGCTTGAGCAAAAAAGATCTCTACATGCCGATGGAAACCGAAACGGTGACCGTCAACGTGAAGGATACTCAGCGAGCCCTCACCTCGATTGCCGAGGAGTACGGAACCTACTTCTTGGAACTCAAGATGCTGAACCCCGAATTCAAGAAGGATGTGCTGCCAAAGGGCACGTATCAGATGAGAGTCCCGCGGCAGACTTGTCCGACCCGTTGTTTTAAGCAGGACAAAACTCCCTAA
- a CDS encoding glycerate kinase: MQIPSSPIRPLLKKLITRGLTAVDARTAVDRAITMNGDQLIVGRHRYDLSRYERVVVVGAGKAAAPMARAVEQRLGRWLDNGFVVVKHGHAIPTKRIEIAEASHPVPDRSGQRGTAKLCAMVGELSRRDLLIVLLSGGASSLLPAPVAGITLADKQRTTTKLLRCGATIQEMNTVRKHLSRIKGGRLAELTQATVATLILSDVLGDDLSSIASGPTVPDQTTYQDAVAILKRYRIWTATPQRVRQYLTRGCQGLEIETPKPGSSLFRRVQHHIVGNNAAAVAAVTRAAREAGLRTFVPTVAVTGEASEAGRQFGAMAREMICEGKPLQRPCCVVAGGETTVTVTGNGTGGRAQEFAAAAALEIAGLAKVWVVAIGTDGTDGPTDAAGAVVDGDTLALAQRLSVDLNRALNRHNTYPALKKLKQLIITGPTGTNVNDLYLLLLL, encoded by the coding sequence ATGCAGATTCCTTCCTCCCCTATCCGGCCACTACTCAAGAAACTCATCACTCGTGGACTGACGGCAGTCGATGCCCGTACGGCGGTTGACCGTGCGATCACCATGAATGGCGATCAGCTGATCGTGGGTCGGCACCGGTACGACCTGAGCCGATATGAGCGGGTCGTCGTGGTCGGAGCCGGGAAAGCCGCGGCCCCCATGGCTCGTGCGGTGGAACAGCGACTGGGCCGTTGGTTGGACAATGGGTTTGTCGTGGTGAAGCATGGACATGCTATCCCAACGAAACGGATCGAAATCGCCGAAGCTAGCCACCCGGTACCAGATCGATCTGGTCAGCGGGGGACCGCCAAGCTCTGTGCCATGGTGGGAGAACTGAGCAGGCGCGATCTCTTGATCGTACTCTTGTCAGGTGGTGCCTCCAGTTTATTGCCGGCGCCGGTTGCAGGGATTACGTTGGCCGACAAGCAACGGACCACTACGAAGCTTCTGCGATGCGGGGCGACCATCCAAGAGATGAACACTGTTCGAAAACATCTCTCGCGTATCAAGGGAGGACGACTTGCCGAGTTGACGCAGGCTACCGTGGCGACGCTGATCCTGTCCGATGTGTTGGGAGATGATCTCAGCTCCATTGCGTCGGGGCCGACAGTTCCAGACCAGACGACCTATCAAGATGCTGTCGCAATTTTGAAGCGCTATCGCATCTGGACGGCGACTCCTCAACGAGTGCGTCAGTATCTTACGCGGGGATGTCAGGGACTCGAGATCGAAACTCCAAAGCCTGGGTCCTCTCTCTTTCGTCGAGTCCAGCATCACATCGTCGGGAATAACGCAGCGGCCGTTGCAGCGGTCACCCGCGCAGCCAGGGAGGCAGGTCTACGAACTTTCGTGCCGACAGTAGCCGTTACTGGCGAGGCCAGTGAGGCGGGGAGACAGTTTGGCGCGATGGCGAGAGAAATGATCTGTGAGGGGAAACCGCTTCAACGGCCTTGCTGTGTCGTGGCCGGCGGCGAAACGACTGTGACCGTGACGGGAAATGGGACAGGTGGCCGAGCGCAGGAATTCGCCGCTGCCGCGGCGCTAGAGATTGCCGGTCTGGCCAAGGTATGGGTGGTCGCGATTGGCACCGATGGCACCGACGGTCCGACCGATGCGGCTGGAGCAGTTGTCGACGGCGATACCCTGGCGCTGGCACAACGTCTCTCGGTGGATCTCAACCGTGCCTTGAACCGCCACAACACCTACCCCGCGTTGAAGAAGCTCAAGCAGCTCATCATCACCGGTCCCACCGGCACGAATGTGAATGACCTTTACCTCCTCCTCCTGCTGTAG
- a CDS encoding PEP/pyruvate-binding domain-containing protein produces the protein MDRPLLLPLAACTDSSLVGGKAAGLARLIAGGFAVPSGFCVTTEAYAHALRVPGFSPARQWQAALLASGAERQRILSHCHTIIQDFDIAELTAQIADQVRGLHLTSQRLWAVRSSATNEDGAHASFAGVYRTRLGIPPGEIGSAVKDLWLSIWDDRVLNYHARSGLSGAPPAMAVVIQPMLDACAAGVAYSIHPLTGRATQVVINAVAGLAAALVDGRATPDHYVVEMAGTGQLPQIRERTITRQSRALQVTEQGLCDLPLSDAGADSGTLSDDQIFELANRAKQIEQLFGHPVDLEWLYDDQGLWLLQARPISGPIRPLQLTNDDCEWSRANFKETLPELPSPLGLSFLELFMERYIIAPYRRLGCQIPEGISSVRTFQGRPYINMTLLHSLITQLRGDPSSMVEQMGGERITRVPEVCPLGWPKVIRAGLVMLMEMRRAVRYGPVWFADMKAMAAEHRAERLSQVPGEEIALRLDAIGRWLDEHELTFGIAGGVSQCLYVLGGLLPRWLGEDWRALLNGALQGQSAVISAQQIVRMAEMAETIRRDPSVTSLFTTEEWNPVEVHRLLQGTDVLRAFDRYLEDYGHRGVGESDVMSPRFADRPELLLAILRTQLLAPIAVTPADILDRQAQVRARALAEIRARCGWRLHRWAIFSWWYRRLCRFFALREANRHHLMYYSAAARSLLLCLGDCLVEQGLLSSREDLFYITVDERADLLVGGSRDWQGLIETRRAERDRFAKTIVPDTIRDWRAALSGSDTVSTVASKGALRGTPISGGRVVGPVRLVRSMEDWSRVGRGDILVVSVIDPGMAPLFGVAAGLIAEMGGTLSHGAIIAREYGLPAVANVPGILARLIEGDRVSLDAERGEIVIQDRGA, from the coding sequence ATGGATCGCCCGCTTCTCCTTCCCTTGGCCGCCTGCACTGATTCCTCTCTTGTCGGGGGGAAAGCTGCAGGCCTGGCTCGACTCATCGCCGGAGGATTCGCGGTTCCCTCGGGATTCTGCGTGACGACGGAGGCCTATGCGCACGCGCTTCGCGTGCCTGGTTTTTCTCCAGCGAGACAGTGGCAGGCAGCCCTGCTTGCCTCCGGGGCCGAACGCCAACGAATCCTGTCCCATTGTCACACCATCATTCAGGACTTCGACATCGCTGAATTGACGGCCCAGATCGCCGACCAGGTGCGAGGTCTTCATCTCACGTCGCAGAGGCTGTGGGCCGTCAGGTCGTCGGCAACGAACGAGGACGGCGCTCATGCCAGTTTTGCCGGAGTCTACCGCACGCGCCTTGGCATCCCACCGGGGGAGATCGGTTCTGCGGTGAAGGATCTGTGGCTCTCGATCTGGGATGACCGGGTGTTGAATTATCATGCGAGGTCAGGACTGAGCGGCGCACCTCCTGCGATGGCCGTCGTGATTCAACCGATGCTCGATGCCTGTGCCGCCGGCGTCGCCTATTCGATCCATCCCCTCACAGGACGAGCGACTCAGGTGGTGATCAATGCGGTCGCGGGGCTTGCGGCAGCGCTCGTCGACGGCCGTGCCACACCGGACCACTATGTGGTCGAGATGGCAGGGACAGGGCAACTCCCACAGATTCGTGAAAGGACGATCACTCGACAGAGTCGGGCCTTGCAGGTGACCGAGCAAGGACTTTGCGACCTGCCGCTGTCGGATGCTGGTGCAGATAGCGGCACATTGTCGGACGACCAAATATTCGAATTGGCCAACAGGGCTAAACAAATCGAGCAGTTATTCGGTCATCCGGTGGACCTCGAATGGCTCTACGATGATCAGGGGCTCTGGCTACTCCAAGCACGTCCCATCTCGGGGCCGATCCGCCCTCTGCAGCTGACCAACGATGACTGCGAATGGTCCCGTGCTAATTTTAAGGAAACCCTGCCGGAGCTGCCGAGCCCGCTCGGCTTGTCGTTTCTCGAACTCTTCATGGAACGTTACATCATTGCGCCCTACCGGCGCCTGGGCTGCCAGATTCCTGAAGGGATCTCATCGGTCCGCACGTTCCAGGGACGGCCCTATATCAATATGACGCTGCTTCATTCCCTCATCACACAACTGCGGGGCGATCCCTCCTCGATGGTGGAGCAGATGGGGGGGGAACGTATTACGAGGGTGCCGGAGGTCTGCCCGCTCGGGTGGCCGAAGGTCATTCGTGCGGGCCTGGTGATGTTGATGGAGATGAGAAGGGCTGTGCGTTATGGGCCGGTGTGGTTCGCCGACATGAAGGCCATGGCAGCCGAGCATCGCGCCGAACGGCTGAGCCAAGTCCCAGGCGAAGAGATCGCCCTGCGGCTCGATGCCATCGGGCGATGGCTGGATGAGCATGAGCTGACCTTTGGCATTGCCGGAGGGGTGTCGCAGTGCTTGTATGTATTGGGGGGCCTGTTGCCTCGCTGGCTGGGCGAAGACTGGAGAGCTTTGCTGAACGGGGCATTGCAGGGTCAGTCGGCGGTGATCAGCGCGCAGCAGATTGTCCGCATGGCGGAAATGGCGGAGACCATTCGGCGCGATCCCTCCGTGACATCCTTGTTCACCACAGAGGAGTGGAACCCGGTTGAAGTCCATCGTCTGCTTCAGGGGACCGACGTGCTTCGTGCTTTTGACCGGTACCTCGAAGACTATGGTCATCGAGGGGTCGGCGAGTCGGACGTCATGTCGCCGCGGTTTGCAGATCGACCGGAATTGTTGCTGGCGATTTTGCGCACACAATTGCTGGCTCCAATCGCGGTGACCCCGGCTGACATTCTCGATCGGCAAGCACAGGTGCGAGCACGAGCCCTGGCTGAGATTCGTGCCAGGTGCGGATGGCGTCTCCATCGGTGGGCGATCTTTTCCTGGTGGTATCGCAGACTCTGCCGGTTCTTTGCCCTGCGCGAGGCGAACCGGCACCATTTGATGTACTACTCGGCCGCGGCACGGAGTTTACTATTGTGTCTTGGCGACTGTTTGGTTGAGCAGGGGTTGCTCTCGTCACGGGAAGACCTGTTCTATATTACCGTCGATGAACGAGCGGATCTGTTAGTCGGCGGCTCGCGCGATTGGCAAGGGCTGATTGAGACTCGACGGGCGGAGCGCGACCGATTCGCGAAAACGATCGTGCCGGACACGATCAGGGATTGGCGCGCAGCGCTCAGCGGCTCGGATACTGTTTCGACCGTGGCATCCAAGGGGGCCCTTCGTGGCACTCCTATCAGTGGAGGGAGGGTTGTGGGACCGGTTCGCCTTGTCCGATCGATGGAGGACTGGAGTCGAGTCGGGCGAGGCGATATTCTTGTGGTGTCGGTGATCGATCCAGGCATGGCGCCCTTGTTCGGCGTGGCAGCGGGGCTGATCGCCGAAATGGGCGGGACCCTGTCGCATGGGGCCATTATTGCCCGGGAATATGGATTGCCGGCGGTTGCAAATGTACCGGGCATTCTCGCCAGACTGATAGAAGGCGATCGCGTCAGCCTGGATGCAGAGCGGGGTGAAATTGTCATTCAGGATCGAGGGGCATGA
- the rmuC gene encoding DNA recombination protein RmuC: protein MIDGTAFGLGILIGGILGALIVGFWIASRVRASLQAQLLATGERAQRAEALAGELRRQAEQDRLDLDRVRQDLSEASRARAVAETRAAEAALHLNEQKTLLGQARQELAETFQALSGEALKQNNEAFLNLARSSFETLQAEAKGDLAQRQQAIDSLVQPLQDSLHRYDDQLRQLEQSRQAAYGGLDQHLKLLAESQQKLQSETGNLVKALRAPAVRGQWGEITLKRVAELSGMVAHCDFFEQESITVDGSRLRPDMVVQLPGGRQIIVDAKTVLAGYLDAHEAPTEEQRLEGMRRHAAQVRSRMDELSVKAYWNQFAQAPEFVVLFLPGEQFLGAALEHDPRLIEDGFLRSVVLATPTTLMALLRAVAYGWRQERMTEHAEEAGRLGKDLYERMAVLTEHLNDVGQALGKSVLAYNKAVGSLETRILPAARRFKELGVSSEKEIPLLDPVELVSRKALPFEHE, encoded by the coding sequence ATGATTGATGGCACAGCATTTGGCCTGGGGATTCTCATTGGCGGGATCCTCGGTGCGTTGATCGTCGGGTTCTGGATTGCGTCCCGTGTCCGTGCAAGCCTGCAGGCACAGCTGCTGGCCACCGGTGAACGGGCACAGCGGGCCGAAGCCTTGGCGGGCGAATTGCGCAGGCAGGCAGAACAGGATCGTCTTGATCTTGATCGTGTCAGACAGGACCTTTCCGAGGCCTCTCGCGCCCGTGCGGTGGCGGAGACCAGGGCGGCTGAGGCGGCGCTCCATCTCAACGAACAAAAGACTCTGCTGGGCCAGGCCCGACAGGAGTTGGCCGAGACGTTTCAAGCCCTCTCCGGCGAAGCCCTCAAACAGAACAACGAAGCCTTTCTCAATCTTGCGCGCAGCTCGTTCGAAACATTGCAGGCCGAGGCCAAGGGCGATCTCGCTCAACGGCAACAGGCGATCGATAGTCTGGTCCAGCCTCTGCAAGATTCGTTGCACCGCTACGACGACCAGCTCCGGCAGCTGGAGCAATCCAGGCAAGCGGCCTACGGAGGGCTCGATCAACACCTCAAGCTGTTAGCCGAGTCGCAGCAGAAGCTGCAATCGGAAACCGGCAACCTGGTGAAAGCGCTTCGCGCCCCGGCCGTCCGCGGCCAATGGGGCGAGATCACGCTCAAGCGTGTGGCCGAGTTGTCCGGCATGGTGGCGCATTGCGATTTCTTCGAGCAGGAATCGATCACGGTCGACGGCAGCCGGCTCCGTCCCGACATGGTGGTGCAATTGCCGGGTGGCCGGCAGATCATCGTGGATGCCAAGACGGTGTTGGCAGGCTACCTGGACGCGCATGAAGCCCCGACCGAGGAGCAGCGCCTGGAGGGCATGCGCCGCCATGCCGCCCAAGTGCGGTCGCGCATGGACGAGTTGAGCGTGAAAGCCTACTGGAACCAATTCGCGCAGGCGCCGGAATTTGTCGTGTTATTTCTGCCAGGCGAACAATTTCTCGGCGCTGCGCTCGAACATGACCCACGGTTGATTGAAGACGGGTTTCTCCGAAGCGTCGTGCTGGCCACTCCCACGACGCTCATGGCGCTGTTGCGGGCGGTCGCCTACGGCTGGCGGCAGGAACGCATGACCGAACATGCCGAGGAGGCCGGGCGGTTGGGGAAGGATCTCTACGAGCGGATGGCCGTGCTAACCGAGCATTTGAACGACGTCGGGCAGGCCCTCGGGAAGAGCGTCCTGGCCTACAATAAGGCAGTCGGATCGCTGGAAACGAGGATCTTGCCGGCCGCTCGCCGGTTCAAGGAGCTTGGCGTGTCGTCGGAGAAAGAGATCCCTTTGTTGGACCCTGTGGAACTGGTTTCACGCAAGGCGTTACCCTTTGAGCATGAATGA
- a CDS encoding MazG nucleotide pyrophosphohydrolase domain-containing protein, which produces MADEQGMVEAFHRNFEIVVNPVPTVADGRTRELRVRLIQEEFDELKEALASDDLSSIAKEMADLLYVVYGTAVSYGIDMPPVFREVHRSNMSKVGGYKREDGKWVKPATYSPACIEPILAEQMTARQEARSGS; this is translated from the coding sequence ATGGCAGACGAACAGGGGATGGTCGAAGCCTTTCACCGGAATTTCGAGATCGTCGTCAATCCAGTTCCGACGGTCGCCGACGGGCGGACGCGCGAATTACGTGTCAGGCTCATTCAAGAAGAATTCGATGAGTTGAAAGAGGCGCTCGCCTCTGACGATCTGTCGTCCATTGCGAAGGAGATGGCGGATCTTCTCTACGTCGTCTACGGCACGGCGGTGTCCTATGGCATCGACATGCCTCCGGTCTTTCGAGAAGTCCATCGATCCAATATGAGCAAGGTCGGCGGCTATAAGCGCGAAGATGGGAAATGGGTCAAGCCCGCGACGTACTCGCCCGCCTGCATCGAACCCATTCTCGCCGAGCAAATGACGGCGCGGCAGGAGGCTCGTTCCGGCTCATGA
- a CDS encoding PilZ domain-containing protein, which yields MLERLLGRVNVFPFRCQLCTNRFRAYYAGARYNTQAFDRRQYTRLPASIEVQVLDSHQSMTNRITDISMDGCTLQTTGFSKGAFVELLLKPTVEDDAIYIETAMVCSVHPSSTGIRFLEVPPDHYRRLGQVVLGLLVGQGLDPMLNI from the coding sequence ATGCTCGAGCGTCTCTTGGGCCGCGTGAATGTGTTCCCGTTTCGATGTCAACTCTGCACCAATCGGTTTCGTGCATATTATGCCGGTGCACGGTACAACACCCAGGCGTTCGATCGTCGGCAGTATACGCGCCTTCCGGCCTCCATCGAAGTGCAAGTGCTCGACAGCCATCAGTCGATGACCAACCGCATTACCGACATTTCGATGGATGGTTGCACCCTACAGACGACGGGATTCTCGAAGGGGGCCTTTGTCGAATTGCTCTTGAAGCCCACGGTGGAGGACGACGCGATTTATATCGAGACGGCGATGGTCTGTTCCGTTCACCCCTCCTCGACGGGCATCCGTTTCCTGGAGGTCCCGCCGGATCATTACCGCCGTCTGGGCCAGGTGGTGCTCGGGCTCTTAGTCGGTCAGGGTCTCGACCCCATGCTCAACATCTAG